DNA from Salvelinus alpinus chromosome 17, SLU_Salpinus.1, whole genome shotgun sequence:
CACTCGCAAACACATagactccctctctcacacatacacacagataacTCTACACACACATAAAAAGTATAATCCTGATTGAGTGATAGCGACTAGCCCGGGACTGGAGCCAGTGACATACTGCTTTGTACTCGGTGCTCTGTATAAGTGTCTCTCAGGCCTGGTCCTCATGTACCCCGGACTGAACTCTGCCAACTCTCTGCTGCTCAGCTCAGAGGAAACATATGTGTGACCAGGACACAGTGAGTATAAAGAACAAAAAGAATAGCTTAacactgcagtgggctaaaatcagggtcacacagagtgttcttggtagtcttaaacaaatctactttgaaacaaacacatactgtacacctcacacacatggctatgggctgtaccatgtcagatatagagttgaaatgtattcaattttgagtttgcatcccaatattaagctgtatatacatcacagaagactgaaatataacaaaagtgtttgacatagaaacaccagattttcattgtttaaatgttttttatgtttattaattatgaaattatgaaaaatattaacaaCGTTCCACCCAGGAGaccactagagggcgatttggtcatttgactgctgGAAAGAGCTACGTCTATTCTTTTACAGAGGGGCATGGTTAATGGAATCTATGAATATATGTGTAGTGGATGTAGATGTTCTGATCATCTTATGTACTTGtgtaccacaggaggctgctgaggggaggacggctcataataatgtctggaatggagctaatggaatggcatcaaacacctggaaaccatgtgtttgacgtatttgataccattccacctattcttctccaaccattaccatgagcccatcctgcccaattaaggtgccaccaacctcctatggtgtgtacgtgcatgtgtgtgtggggggcagattATAAGATGTTAAACGGTGTGAGAAACCCTGCCTGTGTCTCTGGCTGTTTGTGTCTGGCCCAGGCCAGGGGGGATGGTATGTAGGACATTCACAGCACGCACCACCAATTTAGTATTTAATAGAACTCCCattagccaaggcagcagctactcttcctggggtccaaacaagaATAAAACAATTGCATCACAACAaaacaacagcctacatcataaataaaACTATACATCATACAAGACATGACTACAATATTTATCTATTATAACAAATGTACAATATAAAATGTACAATACTACAATAATACAAcaccacaatgtgtgtgtgtgtagagtgcatgtgttagagtgtgtgtgcgaatgcatgtgtctcttcacagtccgtgTTGTGAGGTGTTGTTTTATCAGTTTTTTTTATCCGATTTTACTGCTTgcttgagttacttgatgtggaacagAGTTCCATTTAGTCATGGCACTATGCAGTACGTTGCGCTTCCCAGAGTCTGTTCTGGAgttagggactgtgaagagacccctggtggcatgtttgTTGgggtatgggtgtctgagctgtgtgttagctgtttgAACAGTCAGTTCGAATGGtcaaagacagagaggaggggggggggggggggttaaggggggtcagagggaaagagaatgggagagaaggggggtagaGGGGGAAAGGGGAGGTGAGGTTCTAGGGTCAGGAATGAGGAGCAGATGCATTATGGGTGATGAAGAGCGAAAAGCAGGGCAAAGGGAATGGTAGAGGAGATATGGAaggtggagaagggagagggggggtTTGGGGAGGaacaagagagaatgagaggatggGGGAGTGGAGGTATGGGTTGAGCAACGGTCAATAGGGAGAAGAGGGACGGGTGAGAGAAACGGGGAGAGTGTGATGGCTCTCTGACATGCAGGTTCAGTATCTCTCCGACACATGATCCCTTCAAATGGAGTTCACTAGTGGAAAAGTAAAGAAGCCTTGTGACTTAGTGAATGAGTGTTaatgcagagagagagtggttaaaAACATATGGGCTGAACATCCTAAGTGTTTTCCTACCAGAGACTGTAAGAGATTAATTACAGTGATGTGACCTGCACCATTCATTAACTATCTGGTTTCACAAGAAAATACAATTTAAACCAGAGTGACATGGTGCAGAAATCATGGGAGCAAACGTGAGGGCAGTGATGTAGACATGATGAAGAGCAGTCTCTGTGATATAGACATGATGAAGAGCAGTCTTTGTAATGTAGACATGATGAAGAGCAGTCTATGTGATGTAGACATGATGAAGAGCAGTCTCTGTAATGTAGACATGATGAAGAGCAGCCTCTGTGATGTAGACATGATGAAGAGCAGTCTCTGTCCAGTGCTGAAGATCAAGGTCACTGTCAGCCTGTAAGGTCACACCTGAAGAATTCAATCTTCAACACCCCCAtcttcatcattacacacacacacacacacacacacacacacacacacacacacacacacacacagtcttataccttgtggggacacacaattcagtcccattcaaaatcctattttccctaactctaaaccctaaccttaaccctagctcctaaccctaacccttaacgtaattctaaccctaacactaattttaaccttaaccccaaaccccctagaaatagcatttgaccttgtggggaccaacaaaatgttcccagttggtcaaatttttgtttgtttactattcttgtgggacTTCTGgttcccacaagaatagttaaacacgtccacacgcgccgcacgcacgcacgcacgcacacacacacacacacacacagccgtctCTCGGGTCAGCCTGCTGACAGCAGCACTAAAACCCGGTGAACTCTGACCTGGTCACATGCCTGGTTGCCATGGCTACAGCACCTCAGCAACGCTGCAGTAGGTAATTGGTTGTATGTCAGGAAACATTGGACTTGATAGGTATGAGGTCATCCTCAGTTAAGGTCAACACAAAGTGTTGAGGGAGGAGGAAGTtagaaaatacatgttcactGATGAAGATGAGACACAAAAGGCTCATGAAGATTGAGAGACACAAGGGGCTCCATTTAGATAGCGTGCATGAGCGGGGCTAGTGTCAAAAGAGTCCATAATACAGCAATCATTATGCAGGTTTAGAATGCAACTGTCTAATGTAGGCCTATTTGATGCAAACGCAAAAGTGTTGCATTCAATATGCTTTTTGTAAAAATGTCCCCCAGAGATACAGTGTTGTTATCCTCACCGATGAAGATGAGGAGGACCCCCACAGTGACCTGCAGGCTGAGGGAGATGCTGATGAGAGTGATGAGGGGAGTGTACAAGGAGAAGTCTGGCCCCTGCTCCAGGACAGCCTTCAGCTGGGAAGCGTTGGCCATGAGCAGGGCTACGTCCAGCATGCTCTCTGCTGCACTCTTCTTATTGGCATAGTGGTTCATGTTCAGGAGAGCAGAGGGGCTGCCACCGTGCCAGACACCTGTATGGGGGACCTGGAGACACAAACACATGT
Protein-coding regions in this window:
- the LOC139542823 gene encoding ninjurin-1-like gives rise to the protein MEMNGSADRENVGEVPHTGVWHGGSPSALLNMNHYANKKSAAESMLDVALLMANASQLKAVLEQGPDFSLYTPLITLISISLSLQVTVGVLLIFIVRWNLNDQSKHFRLNVMENLATGLVFVIVVVNVFITAFGVQKPNQKA